The DNA window ttataacGTACGTCGTgtgacattatttttataggaATTATTTGTAGATAACTTTTAAATGACAAAAGAGAGTAATAGTATTTATTGAAGCCTGTTATCTTTATTAGATAAttcttatctttattattctattattacattcactatttaataattagtgagtttaatagaaaatttactaattggtttgttttaattaattatatacttatttttcaGTGGATTTAGCACAGTTCTTTTAGTTGAAGATGTTGTCACACATAAAAGGtatgctataaaaaaaattatttgtcatGGACAAGAAGACCAAGAATTAGCAGCGAAGGAGGTTGAGTATTATAAACTGATAAAGCATCCAAATGTGATACAATGTATAGATTCTGCTTGTAAGGGTACAGCAGACCCAATCATGAATACAACAAGTGAAATGTTAATTGTTTTACCATATTATcatgtaaattaaaacaatttttttttacaaatattatattttaaatctaatttattttttaataaattttatttatttaattctagcGAGGAACTTTGGCAAATGATTTAGAACGACGAGCAAAAAATTGTGATTACAGTAGTCCTATAGACATTTTgagtatttttttacaaatctgTGAAGGTATAAAAGCATTTCATGAGGCTAAACCAGAGCCTCTTGCTCATAGAGACTTAAAAACTGCAAATATAATGCTTAGTGATGATGGAACCCCTATTATTATGGATTtaggtatattttattataatatttacatacatatatacgaatttttattaaacatgaaatttttttttaggttctGTAGCAACTGCCAGAGTTCAAATATGTGGTACACAAGCTGCACGGACTTTACAAGATTTAGCAGCAGAAAGATGTTCCATGCCATATAGAGCTCcagaattatttaacgttgAAAGTTATTGTATGGTTGATGAGCGAACAGATATCTGGGTAAAATTTGCGATactttaatgtttaattttaagtagtttaattttttttaatgtagatAA is part of the Cardiocondyla obscurior isolate alpha-2009 linkage group LG14, Cobs3.1, whole genome shotgun sequence genome and encodes:
- the LOC139107834 gene encoding serine/threonine-protein kinase 16, with the protein product MNSLGLNIIFRMGCLCTKEIVTVNSRKYKICEHLGDGGFSTVLLVEDVVTHKRYAIKKIICHGQEDQELAAKEVEYYKLIKHPNVIQCIDSACKGTADPIMNTTSEMLIVLPYYHRGTLANDLERRAKNCDYSSPIDILSIFLQICEGIKAFHEAKPEPLAHRDLKTANIMLSDDGTPIIMDLGSVATARVQICGTQAARTLQDLAAERCSMPYRAPELFNVESYCMVDERTDIWSLGCILYALCYFKSPFDTVYERGDSVALAVISAHITFPEGTPYNEDIQNLILSMLKVNPMERPYIYSVIENVHDTIVKLKNNG